A genomic region of Glycine max cultivar Williams 82 chromosome 15, Glycine_max_v4.0, whole genome shotgun sequence contains the following coding sequences:
- the LOC100789073 gene encoding DNA repair protein RAD51 homolog 2 isoform X3, protein MANKLINQMGLPKSIVNIFTARNIITAKDALSHTEFELMELLDVGKEEVTSAMAHVSEVVCPPCQTALLLLEQRVLNESLAGHLSTRLKGLDEALCGGIPFGVLTELVGPAGIGKTQFCLKLSLLASLPTNCGGLDGRVIYIDVESKFRSKRLIEIGINSFPEIFLKKGMAQEMAGRILILHPTSLSEFAESLHQIRVSLLQQQVKLLIIDSMAALVLGEHDSEASRQQALGWHVSFIKSLAEFSRIPVVLTNQVRSQIGDESRMYSFQDQVKGLLS, encoded by the exons ATGGCGAACAAGCTCATCAACCAGATGGGATTGCCCAAATCCATTGTTAATATCTTCACTGCTCGCAACATTATCACCGCCAAG GATGCATTATCTCACACTGAATTTGAGTTGATGGAATTGCTGGACGTTGGGAAGGAAGAAGTAACATCCGCAATGGCTCATGTTAGTGAAGTCGTGTGTCCACCGTGCCAAACT GCATTACTTCTGTTGGAGCAGCGAGTACTCAATGAGAGTTTGGCCGGTCATCTTTCCACTCGTTTGAAAGGTTTGGATGAAGCCTTGTGCGGTGGTATACCGTTTGGTGTTTTGACAGAGTTGGTTGGTCCAGCAGGAATTGGCAAAACTCAG TTTTGCTTGAAGCTCTCACTGCTGGCTTCATTGCCCACAAATTGTGGAGGCTTAGATGGCCGTGTGATATATATCGATGTTGAATCCAAATTTAGGTCAAAAAG ATTGATAGAGATTGGAATAAACAGTTTTCCTGAGATATTTCTCAAGAAGGGAATGGCACAGGAG ATGGCCGGTAGAATTCTGATTTTGCATCCTACATCACTTTCTGAATTCGCTGAGAG TTTGCACCAGATCAGAGTATCACTCCTCCAACAACAAGTGAAATTGCTCATCATTGATAGCATGGCTGCTCTAGTTTTAGG TGAACATGATAGTGAGGCTTCTAGACAACAAGCATTGGGTTGGCATGTTTCTTTTATCAA GTCACTTGCTGAATTTTCACGAATTCCAGTTGTATTGACTAATCAAGTAAGATCTCAAATTGGTGATGAATCTCGCATGTATTCCTTTCAAG ATCAG GTCAAAGGTTTATTAAGTTAG
- the LOC100789073 gene encoding DNA repair protein RAD51 homolog 2 isoform X1, with the protein MANKLINQMGLPKSIVNIFTARNIITAKDALSHTEFELMELLDVGKEEVTSAMAHVSEVVCPPCQTALLLLEQRVLNESLAGHLSTRLKGLDEALCGGIPFGVLTELVGPAGIGKTQFCLKLSLLASLPTNCGGLDGRVIYIDVESKFRSKRLIEIGINSFPEIFLKKGMAQEMAGRILILHPTSLSEFAESLHQIRVSLLQQQVKLLIIDSMAALVLGEHDSEASRQQALGWHVSFIKSLAEFSRIPVVLTNQVRSQIGDESRMYSFQAQSHSIIKDNPATYDSHLVAALGINWAHAVTIRLVLEARSGQRFIKLAKSPISAPLAFPFKITSSGLVLLDDEGIEMKGPEINTIHCQGLSLSTLAVSSAEYILRTKNA; encoded by the exons ATGGCGAACAAGCTCATCAACCAGATGGGATTGCCCAAATCCATTGTTAATATCTTCACTGCTCGCAACATTATCACCGCCAAG GATGCATTATCTCACACTGAATTTGAGTTGATGGAATTGCTGGACGTTGGGAAGGAAGAAGTAACATCCGCAATGGCTCATGTTAGTGAAGTCGTGTGTCCACCGTGCCAAACT GCATTACTTCTGTTGGAGCAGCGAGTACTCAATGAGAGTTTGGCCGGTCATCTTTCCACTCGTTTGAAAGGTTTGGATGAAGCCTTGTGCGGTGGTATACCGTTTGGTGTTTTGACAGAGTTGGTTGGTCCAGCAGGAATTGGCAAAACTCAG TTTTGCTTGAAGCTCTCACTGCTGGCTTCATTGCCCACAAATTGTGGAGGCTTAGATGGCCGTGTGATATATATCGATGTTGAATCCAAATTTAGGTCAAAAAG ATTGATAGAGATTGGAATAAACAGTTTTCCTGAGATATTTCTCAAGAAGGGAATGGCACAGGAG ATGGCCGGTAGAATTCTGATTTTGCATCCTACATCACTTTCTGAATTCGCTGAGAG TTTGCACCAGATCAGAGTATCACTCCTCCAACAACAAGTGAAATTGCTCATCATTGATAGCATGGCTGCTCTAGTTTTAGG TGAACATGATAGTGAGGCTTCTAGACAACAAGCATTGGGTTGGCATGTTTCTTTTATCAA GTCACTTGCTGAATTTTCACGAATTCCAGTTGTATTGACTAATCAAGTAAGATCTCAAATTGGTGATGAATCTCGCATGTATTCCTTTCAAG CACAAAGCCACTCTATAATAAAAGATAATCCTGCCACATATGATTCTCATCTGGTTGCTGCTTTGGGAATTAACTGGGCTCATGCTGTGACCATCCGCCTTGTACTTGAAGCCAGATCAG GTCAAAGGTTTATTAAGTTAGCAAAATCTCCCATATCAGCTCCTCTGGCTTTCCCTTTCAAGATAACTTCATCAGGGTTGGTTCTGCTGGATGATGAGGGGATAGAAATGAAAGGGCCAGAAATAAACACTATTCATTGCCAAGGTTTGTCATTGAGCACTCTTGCCGTTAGCTCCGCTGAATATATTTTGCGTACAAAAAATGCTTAA
- the LOC100789073 gene encoding DNA repair protein RAD51 homolog 2 isoform X2: MANKLINQMGLPKSIVNIFTARNIITAKDALSHTEFELMELLDVGKEEVTSAMAHVSEVVCPPCQTALLLLEQRVLNESLAGHLSTRLKGLDEALCGGIPFGVLTELVGPAGIGKTQFCLKLSLLASLPTNCGGLDGRVIYIDVESKFRSKRLIEIGINSFPEIFLKKGMAQEMAGRILILHPTSLSEFAESLHQIRVSLLQQQVKLLIIDSMAALVLGEHDSEASRQQALGWHVSFIKSLAEFSRIPVVLTNQVRSQIGDESRMYSFQGQRFIKLAKSPISAPLAFPFKITSSGLVLLDDEGIEMKGPEINTIHCQGLSLSTLAVSSAEYILRTKNA, translated from the exons ATGGCGAACAAGCTCATCAACCAGATGGGATTGCCCAAATCCATTGTTAATATCTTCACTGCTCGCAACATTATCACCGCCAAG GATGCATTATCTCACACTGAATTTGAGTTGATGGAATTGCTGGACGTTGGGAAGGAAGAAGTAACATCCGCAATGGCTCATGTTAGTGAAGTCGTGTGTCCACCGTGCCAAACT GCATTACTTCTGTTGGAGCAGCGAGTACTCAATGAGAGTTTGGCCGGTCATCTTTCCACTCGTTTGAAAGGTTTGGATGAAGCCTTGTGCGGTGGTATACCGTTTGGTGTTTTGACAGAGTTGGTTGGTCCAGCAGGAATTGGCAAAACTCAG TTTTGCTTGAAGCTCTCACTGCTGGCTTCATTGCCCACAAATTGTGGAGGCTTAGATGGCCGTGTGATATATATCGATGTTGAATCCAAATTTAGGTCAAAAAG ATTGATAGAGATTGGAATAAACAGTTTTCCTGAGATATTTCTCAAGAAGGGAATGGCACAGGAG ATGGCCGGTAGAATTCTGATTTTGCATCCTACATCACTTTCTGAATTCGCTGAGAG TTTGCACCAGATCAGAGTATCACTCCTCCAACAACAAGTGAAATTGCTCATCATTGATAGCATGGCTGCTCTAGTTTTAGG TGAACATGATAGTGAGGCTTCTAGACAACAAGCATTGGGTTGGCATGTTTCTTTTATCAA GTCACTTGCTGAATTTTCACGAATTCCAGTTGTATTGACTAATCAAGTAAGATCTCAAATTGGTGATGAATCTCGCATGTATTCCTTTCAAG GTCAAAGGTTTATTAAGTTAGCAAAATCTCCCATATCAGCTCCTCTGGCTTTCCCTTTCAAGATAACTTCATCAGGGTTGGTTCTGCTGGATGATGAGGGGATAGAAATGAAAGGGCCAGAAATAAACACTATTCATTGCCAAGGTTTGTCATTGAGCACTCTTGCCGTTAGCTCCGCTGAATATATTTTGCGTACAAAAAATGCTTAA